The proteins below come from a single Micromonospora citrea genomic window:
- a CDS encoding ABC transporter ATP-binding protein, with translation MTDGQRSPTGEGQIVVSGLTKQYKNVRAVNNLSFTVEPGRVTGFLGPNGAGKTTTLRMLLNLVTPTGGEATISGRRYADLTDPLRHVGAVLEASSAHKGRTGINHLRVICAAAGLPKRRADEALALVGLTPAAKRKFKGYSLGMKQRLGIAAAMLGDPRVLILDEPANGLDPEGIRWMRGFLKNLAHEGRTVLVSSHLLSEMQLLADDVVIIAAGQLVRQGTVEHVIGSMAQGVRVRVRTPQADALTAALKEGPATVEVDEHGVLLVGGVDAPTVGRVALTAGVELHELTTERPDLERVFLELTAGKAGIR, from the coding sequence ATGACTGACGGGCAGCGAAGCCCCACCGGTGAGGGTCAGATCGTGGTGTCCGGCCTGACGAAGCAGTACAAGAACGTCCGGGCCGTGAACAACCTGTCGTTCACCGTCGAACCGGGTCGGGTGACCGGGTTCCTCGGCCCCAACGGCGCCGGCAAGACCACCACCCTGCGCATGCTGCTGAACCTCGTCACCCCCACCGGCGGGGAGGCGACCATCAGCGGCCGGCGGTACGCCGACCTGACCGACCCGCTGCGACACGTCGGCGCGGTGTTGGAGGCGTCCAGCGCGCACAAGGGCCGCACCGGGATCAACCACCTGCGGGTCATCTGCGCGGCGGCGGGGCTGCCGAAACGGCGGGCCGACGAGGCGCTGGCGCTGGTCGGCCTCACGCCGGCGGCCAAGCGCAAGTTCAAGGGCTACTCGCTGGGCATGAAGCAGCGGCTCGGCATCGCCGCCGCGATGCTCGGCGACCCCCGGGTGCTGATCCTCGACGAGCCGGCCAACGGGCTGGACCCGGAGGGCATCCGGTGGATGCGCGGGTTCCTCAAGAACCTCGCGCACGAGGGCCGCACCGTGCTGGTCTCCAGCCACCTGCTGTCGGAGATGCAGCTGCTCGCCGACGACGTGGTGATCATCGCCGCGGGCCAGCTCGTCCGGCAGGGCACCGTCGAGCACGTCATCGGGTCGATGGCGCAGGGCGTCCGGGTCCGGGTGCGCACCCCGCAGGCCGACGCGCTGACGGCCGCGCTCAAGGAGGGGCCGGCCACCGTCGAGGTCGACGAGCACGGCGTCCTGCTGGTGGGCGGCGTGGACGCCCCGACCGTGGGCCGGGTCGCCCTGACCGCCGGCGTCGAACTGCACGAACTGACCACGGAACGACCCGACCTGGAACGGGTCTTCCTGGAGCTGACGGCCGGAAAGGCGGGCATCCGATGA
- a CDS encoding alpha/beta hydrolase family protein, producing the protein MTALLAGCAQATAAPGAGAPPARPAPAVAYDVGVRTFTVDPASARPLPVTVWYPADDDGVAAGRFPVVVYSHGLDSLPELHAGLTTRWAAAGFVVAAPAYPHTRRGTHRFSRADVRRQPADGWRLIRHLVRLDARGGDPLAGHLDVTRFAAAGHSAGGFTTAGMFTSGRSGRLRAGIVIAGGGMAGSFAGPAAPLLFVHGTADPIVPASVGRAAYRRTGGPAAFLSLLGQGHGEYLTPGRPGFDQVLATTTDFLRWTLYGDPAAGRRLPGDARSPGVTVYETRPAR; encoded by the coding sequence ATGACGGCGCTGCTGGCGGGCTGCGCCCAGGCCACCGCCGCGCCCGGAGCCGGCGCGCCGCCGGCCCGCCCGGCCCCCGCGGTGGCGTACGACGTCGGGGTGCGCACGTTCACCGTCGACCCCGCCTCCGCGCGGCCGTTGCCGGTGACCGTCTGGTACCCGGCGGACGACGACGGGGTGGCGGCGGGGCGGTTCCCGGTGGTGGTCTACAGCCACGGGCTGGACAGCCTGCCCGAGCTGCACGCGGGGCTGACCACCCGATGGGCCGCCGCCGGGTTCGTGGTCGCCGCCCCGGCCTACCCGCACACCCGGCGCGGCACACACCGGTTCAGCCGCGCCGACGTACGCCGCCAGCCCGCCGACGGCTGGCGGCTGATCCGGCACCTGGTGCGGCTCGACGCCCGGGGCGGCGACCCGCTCGCCGGGCACCTCGACGTCACCCGGTTCGCCGCCGCCGGGCACTCGGCGGGGGGCTTCACCACGGCGGGCATGTTCACCTCGGGCCGGTCGGGGCGGCTGCGGGCCGGCATCGTGATCGCCGGTGGCGGGATGGCCGGCAGCTTCGCCGGGCCGGCGGCGCCCCTGCTGTTCGTGCACGGAACGGCCGACCCGATCGTGCCGGCGTCGGTCGGGCGGGCCGCGTACCGCCGCACGGGCGGGCCGGCCGCCTTCCTGAGCCTGCTCGGGCAGGGCCACGGCGAGTACCTGACCCCCGGGCGGCCCGGCTTCGACCAGGTCCTGGCCACCACCACCGACTTCCTCCGCTGGACCCTCTACGGCGACCCGGCCGCCGGCCGCCGCCTGCCCGGCGACGCCCGCTCCCCCGGCGTGACGGTCTACGAGACCCGCCCCGCCCGCTGA
- a CDS encoding GNAT family N-acetyltransferase: MAVLHAAGTPLTTSGYTLLIADDPSAVAAAQRLRHEVFGAELGATLRPGDVGLDVDEFDAYCDHLIVRREGTGEVVGTYRLLPPGRTDRRYAETEFDLAALDPLRDQLVEAGRSCVHPDHRCGAVINLMWAGIIRYLHLRGSRWLGGCASVPVADGGGAAAAVWREVRGRHLAPPPLRVRPHRPWFAEPDAASAPVDGPAGRAALPPLLRGYLRLGAWVCGEPAYDPDFGVADFYVLFSLDRMSPRYLRHFLGTRR; encoded by the coding sequence ATGGCCGTTCTGCACGCCGCTGGCACACCCCTGACGACCAGCGGATACACCTTGCTGATCGCCGACGACCCGAGTGCGGTCGCGGCGGCGCAACGTCTGCGTCACGAGGTGTTCGGCGCCGAACTCGGCGCCACCCTCCGCCCGGGCGACGTCGGGCTCGACGTCGACGAGTTCGACGCGTACTGCGACCACCTGATCGTCCGTCGGGAGGGCACCGGCGAGGTCGTCGGCACGTACCGTCTCCTGCCGCCGGGCCGCACCGACCGCCGGTACGCCGAGACCGAGTTCGACCTCGCGGCGCTCGACCCGCTCCGCGACCAACTCGTCGAGGCCGGCCGGTCCTGTGTGCACCCCGACCACCGCTGCGGCGCGGTGATCAACCTGATGTGGGCCGGCATCATCCGCTACCTGCACCTGCGCGGGTCGCGCTGGCTCGGCGGCTGCGCCTCGGTGCCGGTGGCCGACGGGGGCGGTGCCGCCGCCGCGGTGTGGCGGGAGGTCCGAGGCCGGCACCTGGCCCCGCCGCCACTGCGGGTGCGCCCGCACCGCCCCTGGTTCGCCGAGCCGGACGCGGCGTCGGCGCCGGTCGACGGGCCGGCCGGCCGGGCCGCGCTGCCGCCGCTGCTGCGCGGCTACCTGCGCCTCGGGGCGTGGGTCTGCGGCGAGCCCGCGTACGACCCGGACTTCGGGGTGGCCGACTTCTACGTGCTCTTCTCCCTGGACCGGATGAGCCCCCGCTACCTGCGGCACTTCCTCGGGACGCGACGGTGA
- a CDS encoding DUF6104 family protein: MYFTDRGIEELVERRGDEQVSMEWLGERLRDFVDLNPEFETPIERFATWLARLDDPDDE, from the coding sequence ATGTACTTCACCGACCGCGGTATCGAGGAACTGGTCGAGCGCCGGGGCGACGAGCAGGTCAGCATGGAGTGGCTCGGCGAGCGCCTGCGCGACTTCGTCGACCTGAACCCGGAGTTCGAGACGCCGATCGAGCGCTTCGCCACCTGGCTGGCCCGCCTCGACGACCCCGACGACGAGTAA
- the pta gene encoding phosphate acetyltransferase, producing MARSVYLTSVGSGGGKSTVALGLAELLSRQVERIGAFRPLVRGHGPDPILALLSDRYRIELPLADLSGTTYAEATALVADGRREELVSGIVERYREVERRCPAVVVVGSDFADGGDGAGPRELAFNARLATEFGSVVVPVIDGFGQEPAAIAAAARGAYHDLEDLGATVLAVIANRVPGQMTLPELPVPTYAIPEVPTVSAPTVAEVAAALGATLLAGDDDALTRDVLDYVVGAAHVPTLLDHLTDGALVIMPGDRDDLLVATSAAHVAGQVSVAGLVLTLGEQPDPRAMRLVEGLKPGLAVLSVTSDSYDTVAASSRIEGRPSADNPRKVEAALGAFERCVDTDDLARRLRVSRSERVTPLMFEYDLIDRARTRRRHLVLPEGAEERILRATEILLRRGVADITLLGRPDDIARRTRELGIDIAGAQIVDPVTSEWRDEFATTYARLRAHRGITVELAHDIVAQPNYFGTLMVQTGHADGMVSGATHTTAATIRPAFEIIRNVPGVSVASSVFFMLLADRVLVYGDCAVNPDPDAAQLADIAISSADTAARFGIEPRVAMLSYSTGSSGAGADVEKVAAATKLVRERRPDLLVEGPIQYDAAIDPAVAATKLPGSEVAGRATVFIFPDLNTGNNTYKAVQRSAGAVAVGPVMQGLRRPVNDLSRGATVPDIVNTVAITAIQAAASEESS from the coding sequence GTGGCGCGGAGTGTGTACCTGACCAGTGTGGGGTCCGGCGGCGGGAAGTCGACCGTCGCCCTCGGGCTCGCGGAGTTGTTGTCCCGGCAGGTCGAGCGGATCGGCGCGTTCCGGCCGCTCGTGCGCGGGCACGGCCCCGACCCGATCCTCGCCCTGCTCAGCGACCGCTACCGGATCGAGCTGCCGTTGGCCGACCTGAGCGGCACCACGTACGCCGAGGCGACCGCGCTGGTGGCCGACGGACGGCGCGAGGAACTCGTCAGCGGCATCGTCGAGCGCTACCGGGAGGTCGAGCGGCGCTGCCCCGCCGTGGTCGTGGTGGGCAGCGACTTCGCCGACGGCGGCGACGGGGCCGGGCCCCGCGAGCTGGCCTTCAACGCCCGGCTGGCGACCGAGTTCGGCAGCGTCGTGGTGCCCGTGATCGACGGTTTCGGGCAGGAGCCGGCGGCCATCGCGGCGGCGGCGCGCGGGGCGTACCACGATCTGGAGGACCTCGGGGCGACGGTGCTGGCGGTGATCGCCAACCGGGTGCCCGGCCAGATGACGCTGCCCGAACTGCCCGTGCCCACGTACGCCATCCCCGAGGTGCCGACCGTGTCGGCGCCGACGGTGGCCGAGGTGGCGGCGGCGCTCGGCGCCACCCTGCTCGCCGGGGACGACGACGCGCTCACCCGCGACGTGCTCGACTACGTGGTCGGGGCGGCGCACGTGCCGACCCTGCTGGACCACCTCACCGACGGCGCCCTGGTGATCATGCCCGGCGACCGGGACGACCTGCTGGTGGCCACGAGCGCCGCGCACGTGGCCGGCCAGGTGTCGGTCGCCGGGCTGGTGCTCACCCTCGGCGAGCAGCCGGATCCACGGGCGATGCGGCTGGTGGAGGGGCTGAAGCCCGGCCTCGCGGTGCTCTCGGTGACCAGCGACAGCTACGACACGGTGGCCGCGTCCAGCCGGATCGAGGGCCGCCCCAGCGCCGACAACCCGCGCAAGGTCGAGGCCGCCCTCGGCGCGTTCGAACGCTGCGTGGACACCGACGACCTCGCCCGCCGGCTGCGGGTCAGCCGGTCCGAGCGGGTGACCCCGCTGATGTTCGAGTACGACCTGATCGACCGGGCCCGGACGCGCCGCCGCCACCTCGTGCTGCCCGAGGGGGCGGAGGAACGGATCCTGCGGGCGACCGAGATCCTCCTGCGCCGGGGCGTCGCCGACATCACCCTGCTCGGGCGCCCCGACGACATCGCGCGGCGGACCCGCGAGCTGGGCATCGACATCGCCGGCGCGCAGATCGTCGACCCGGTCACCAGCGAGTGGCGCGACGAGTTCGCCACCACGTACGCGCGGCTGCGCGCCCACCGGGGGATCACGGTCGAGCTGGCGCACGACATCGTCGCCCAGCCCAACTACTTCGGCACCCTGATGGTGCAGACCGGGCACGCCGACGGGATGGTCTCCGGCGCGACCCACACCACCGCCGCCACCATCCGTCCCGCGTTCGAGATCATCCGCAACGTGCCGGGCGTCTCGGTCGCCTCCAGCGTCTTCTTCATGCTGCTCGCCGACCGGGTGCTGGTCTACGGCGACTGCGCGGTCAACCCCGACCCGGACGCCGCCCAGCTCGCCGACATCGCCATCTCCTCGGCCGACACCGCCGCCCGGTTCGGCATCGAGCCACGGGTCGCGATGCTCTCCTACTCCACCGGCAGCTCCGGGGCGGGCGCCGACGTGGAGAAGGTCGCGGCGGCCACCAAGCTCGTCCGGGAGCGCCGCCCCGACCTGCTCGTCGAGGGGCCGATCCAGTACGACGCGGCGATCGACCCGGCGGTGGCGGCGACGAAACTGCCCGGCAGCGAGGTCGCCGGCCGGGCCACGGTCTTCATCTTCCCGGACCTCAACACCGGCAACAACACGTACAAGGCGGTGCAGCGCTCCGCCGGAGCGGTGGCCGTCGGGCCCGTGATGCAGGGCCTGCGGCGGCCGGTCAACGACCTGTCGCGGGGAGCCACCGTGCCGGACATCGTGAACACCGTGGCGATCACCGCCATCCAGGCCGCGGCCAGCGAGGAGTCGTCATGA
- a CDS encoding acetate/propionate family kinase, with protein MNVPVGGAAAEDTGRVLVLNCGSSSVKYRLFDGDRVLGKGTVERVGEPGGGPAHHDAAVRQILAGLDLAGLTAVGHRVVHGGKRFGEPVLVDDAVLAAIRDLIPLAPLHNPANLTGIEVALAALPDVPQVAVFDTAFHTTLPEAAATYAVERATAERYGIRRYGFHGTSHAYVSRRTAELLGRPYAEVNTITLHLGNGASACAVAGGRSVATSMGMSPLEGLVMGTRSGDLDPTVIFHLRREGGLSVDEIDDLLNHRSGLLGLTGANDMREVLARRAAGDPAAGLAFDVYCRRITGYVGAYYALLGRVDAITFTAGVGEHAAPVRAAALAGLERLGVAVDPERNAGSGDRVISPDGAEVTVCVVGTDEEREIALQTRAVVEAAG; from the coding sequence ATGAACGTACCGGTCGGCGGGGCCGCCGCCGAGGACACGGGCCGGGTGCTCGTGCTCAACTGCGGGTCGTCGTCGGTCAAGTACCGGCTCTTCGACGGCGACAGGGTGCTCGGCAAGGGCACCGTGGAGCGGGTCGGCGAGCCCGGTGGCGGCCCGGCCCACCACGACGCCGCCGTCCGGCAGATCCTCGCCGGGCTCGACCTGGCCGGGCTGACCGCCGTCGGGCACCGGGTCGTGCACGGGGGGAAGCGCTTCGGCGAGCCCGTCCTGGTCGACGACGCGGTGCTGGCCGCGATCCGCGACCTCATCCCGCTCGCGCCGCTGCACAACCCCGCGAACCTGACCGGCATCGAGGTCGCCCTGGCCGCGCTGCCGGACGTGCCGCAGGTCGCCGTCTTCGACACCGCGTTCCACACCACGCTGCCCGAGGCCGCCGCGACCTACGCGGTCGAGCGGGCCACCGCCGAGCGGTACGGCATCCGACGGTACGGCTTCCACGGCACCTCGCACGCGTACGTGTCCCGGCGCACCGCCGAACTGCTCGGCCGCCCGTACGCGGAGGTCAACACGATCACCCTGCACCTGGGTAACGGGGCCAGCGCCTGCGCGGTGGCCGGCGGCCGGAGCGTGGCCACCTCGATGGGGATGTCCCCGCTGGAGGGCCTGGTCATGGGCACCCGCAGCGGCGACCTCGACCCGACCGTCATCTTCCACCTGCGCCGGGAGGGCGGGCTCTCCGTCGACGAGATCGACGACCTGCTCAACCACCGCAGCGGCCTGCTCGGGCTGACCGGCGCCAACGACATGCGCGAGGTGCTGGCCCGCCGGGCGGCCGGCGACCCGGCGGCGGGGCTCGCCTTCGACGTCTACTGCCGGCGGATCACCGGCTACGTCGGGGCGTACTACGCGCTGCTCGGGCGGGTGGACGCGATCACCTTCACGGCCGGCGTCGGCGAGCACGCCGCCCCGGTCCGCGCCGCCGCGCTCGCCGGCCTGGAGCGGCTCGGTGTCGCGGTCGACCCGGAGCGCAACGCCGGCAGCGGCGACCGGGTCATCTCGCCAGACGGGGCCGAGGTGACGGTCTGCGTCGTCGGCACCGACGAGGAACGCGAGATCGCCCTCCAGACCCGCGCGGTGGTCGAGGCCGCCGGCTGA
- a CDS encoding multifunctional oxoglutarate decarboxylase/oxoglutarate dehydrogenase thiamine pyrophosphate-binding subunit/dihydrolipoyllysine-residue succinyltransferase subunit: protein MSTQQTSQENPLAGFGPNEWIVEEMYQRYLADPTSVDSAWHDFFADYRPAPGAGTPRAEQPAPKPAAEPEPAGQQEATAKVAQPAEKKPAEKKPEPKPEKPAAKAAPAKPAPAKAAAKPAPAKPTATGPQTTPLRGVAAKIVQNMDASLNVPTATSVRAVPAKLLVDNRIVINNHLTRGRGGKVSFTHLIGYAMVRALVAHPEMNNSFAEVDGKPAMVRPEHVNLGIAIDLVKPDGSRNLVVPSIKACEQMDFRQFWQAYEDVVRRARRNELTMEDYSGTTISLTNPGGIGTVHSMPRLMQGQSAIIGVGAMEYPAPYQGMSEATLAELAVSKVITLTSTYDHRIIQGAQSGEFLKVMHELLLGEHSFYDQIFTSLRIPYEPVRWMRDVAVNNEGQINKTARVHELIHAYRVRGHLMADTDPLEFKIRKHPDLDVLQHGLTLWDLDREFPVNGFAGKQRMKLRDILGVLRDSYCRRVGVEYMHIQDPEERRWIQERIERKYEKPSPDEQKHVLNRLNAAEAFETFLQTKYVGQKRFSLEGGESLIPLLGEVLEASAEGGLDEVVIGMAHRGRLNVLANIVGKPYEKIFSEFEGHLDPRSTQGSGDVKYHLGQNGKFTTPDGDHSVKVSVVANPSHLEAVDPVLEGIVRAKQDRIDLKLEGYTVLPLAVHGDAAFAGQGVVAETLNLSQLRGYRTGGTVHVVVNNQVGFTTAPEYSRSSLYSTDVARMIQAPIFHVNGDDPEAVVRVARLAFEYRQAFNKDVVIDMVCYRRRGHNEGDDPSMSNPQMYKIIDSKRSVRKLYTEELIGRGDITVEDAEELLRDYQSQLERVFKATRDAATTPRQLSRPKREDEPEPQVDTATDAAVVKAVGEAHVSLPEGFTPHKRIQQLLDRRAKMSVEGNIDWGFGEIIAFGSLLHDGVTVRLAGQDSRRGTFVQRHAAVVDAQTGEDYLPLQSLTGDGERSRFFVHDSLLSEYAAMGFEYGYSVENVNALVCWEAQFGDFVNGAQSVIDEFISSGEVKWGQRSAVTLLLPHGHEGQGPDHTSGRPERFLQMCAEDNMRVAIPTTPANYFHLLRRQALSPKRKPLVVFTPKSLLRHKLCVSPVEDFTTGTFSPVLGDSGAPAPEQVKRVLLCSGKVYYDLFQARQERGVTDTAIIRLEQLYPLPVEEIRAALAAYPNAEDYAWVQEEPANQGAWSFVALNLLEHLADVRLRRISRPAAAAPAVGSAKMHEVEQAALIEAALPRP, encoded by the coding sequence GTGTCGACCCAGCAGACTTCGCAGGAGAACCCACTGGCGGGTTTCGGCCCGAACGAGTGGATCGTCGAGGAGATGTACCAGCGCTACCTCGCCGACCCCACCAGCGTCGATTCGGCCTGGCACGACTTCTTCGCGGACTACCGTCCGGCGCCGGGCGCCGGCACGCCCCGCGCGGAGCAGCCGGCCCCGAAGCCGGCCGCCGAGCCGGAGCCCGCCGGTCAGCAGGAGGCGACCGCGAAGGTCGCGCAGCCGGCGGAGAAGAAGCCGGCCGAGAAGAAGCCGGAGCCCAAGCCCGAGAAGCCCGCGGCCAAGGCCGCCCCCGCCAAGCCGGCGCCCGCTAAGGCGGCGGCGAAGCCCGCGCCGGCCAAGCCCACCGCCACCGGCCCGCAGACCACCCCGCTGCGCGGCGTCGCGGCGAAGATCGTCCAGAACATGGACGCCTCGCTGAACGTGCCGACCGCCACCAGCGTGCGCGCCGTCCCGGCCAAGCTGCTGGTCGACAACCGCATCGTGATCAACAACCACCTCACCCGTGGGCGCGGCGGCAAGGTCAGCTTCACCCACCTCATCGGCTACGCGATGGTCCGCGCGCTGGTGGCCCACCCGGAGATGAACAACTCCTTCGCCGAGGTCGACGGCAAGCCGGCCATGGTGCGGCCGGAGCACGTCAACCTCGGCATCGCGATCGACCTGGTCAAGCCGGACGGCAGCCGCAACCTGGTGGTCCCCTCCATCAAGGCCTGTGAGCAGATGGACTTCCGGCAGTTCTGGCAGGCGTACGAGGACGTGGTCCGGCGCGCCCGCCGCAACGAGCTGACCATGGAGGACTACTCCGGCACCACGATCTCGCTGACCAACCCCGGCGGCATCGGCACCGTGCACTCGATGCCGCGCCTCATGCAGGGGCAGAGCGCGATCATCGGCGTCGGCGCGATGGAATACCCGGCTCCCTACCAGGGCATGTCCGAGGCCACCCTGGCCGAGCTCGCGGTCAGCAAGGTCATCACCCTGACCAGCACGTACGACCACCGGATCATCCAGGGCGCGCAGTCCGGCGAGTTCCTCAAGGTCATGCACGAGCTGCTGCTGGGCGAGCACAGCTTCTACGACCAGATCTTCACCTCGCTGCGCATCCCCTACGAGCCCGTGCGCTGGATGCGCGACGTCGCGGTCAACAACGAGGGCCAGATCAACAAGACGGCCCGGGTGCACGAGCTGATCCACGCCTACCGGGTGCGCGGGCACCTGATGGCCGACACCGACCCGCTCGAATTCAAGATCCGCAAGCACCCCGACCTGGACGTGCTCCAGCACGGGCTGACCCTGTGGGACCTGGACCGCGAGTTCCCGGTCAACGGCTTCGCCGGCAAGCAGCGGATGAAGCTGCGCGACATCCTCGGCGTGCTGCGCGACTCGTACTGCCGGCGGGTCGGCGTCGAGTACATGCACATCCAGGACCCGGAGGAGCGGCGCTGGATCCAGGAGCGGATCGAGCGCAAGTACGAGAAGCCGTCCCCGGACGAGCAGAAGCACGTGCTCAACCGGCTCAACGCCGCCGAGGCGTTCGAGACCTTCCTGCAGACCAAGTACGTCGGGCAGAAGCGCTTCTCGCTGGAGGGCGGCGAGTCGCTGATCCCGCTGCTCGGCGAGGTGCTGGAGGCCTCCGCCGAGGGCGGGCTGGACGAGGTCGTCATCGGGATGGCCCACCGCGGCCGGCTCAACGTGCTGGCCAACATCGTCGGCAAGCCGTACGAGAAGATCTTCTCGGAGTTCGAGGGGCACCTGGACCCGCGCTCCACGCAGGGCTCCGGCGACGTGAAGTACCACCTCGGCCAGAACGGCAAGTTCACCACGCCGGACGGCGACCACTCGGTCAAGGTCTCGGTGGTGGCGAACCCGTCGCACCTGGAGGCCGTCGACCCGGTGCTGGAGGGCATCGTCCGGGCCAAGCAGGACCGGATAGACCTCAAGCTGGAGGGCTACACCGTGCTGCCGCTCGCGGTGCACGGCGACGCCGCCTTCGCCGGCCAGGGCGTGGTGGCCGAGACGCTCAACCTCTCCCAGCTGCGCGGCTACCGCACGGGCGGCACCGTGCACGTGGTTGTCAACAACCAGGTCGGCTTCACCACCGCCCCGGAGTACAGCCGCTCCAGCCTCTACAGCACCGACGTCGCCCGGATGATCCAGGCGCCGATCTTCCACGTCAACGGCGACGACCCCGAGGCCGTGGTCCGGGTCGCGCGGCTGGCCTTCGAGTACCGCCAGGCGTTCAACAAGGACGTCGTCATCGACATGGTCTGCTACCGCCGGCGCGGGCACAACGAGGGCGACGACCCGTCGATGTCCAACCCGCAGATGTACAAGATCATCGACTCGAAGCGGTCCGTCCGGAAGCTCTACACCGAGGAGCTGATCGGGCGCGGCGACATCACCGTCGAGGACGCGGAGGAGCTGCTGCGCGACTACCAGTCGCAGCTGGAGCGGGTCTTCAAGGCCACCCGCGACGCGGCCACCACGCCGCGCCAGCTCAGCCGCCCGAAGCGGGAGGACGAGCCGGAGCCGCAGGTCGACACCGCCACCGACGCCGCCGTCGTGAAGGCCGTCGGCGAGGCGCACGTCAGCCTGCCGGAGGGCTTCACCCCGCACAAGCGGATCCAGCAGCTGCTCGACCGGCGCGCCAAGATGTCCGTCGAGGGCAACATCGACTGGGGCTTCGGCGAGATCATCGCGTTCGGCTCGCTGCTGCACGACGGCGTCACCGTCCGGCTGGCCGGGCAGGACTCCCGCCGGGGCACCTTCGTGCAGCGGCACGCCGCCGTGGTCGACGCGCAGACCGGCGAGGACTACCTCCCCCTCCAGTCGCTGACCGGCGACGGGGAGCGGTCCCGCTTCTTCGTGCACGACTCCCTGCTCAGCGAGTACGCGGCGATGGGCTTCGAGTACGGCTACTCGGTGGAGAACGTCAACGCGCTGGTCTGCTGGGAGGCGCAGTTCGGCGACTTCGTCAACGGCGCCCAGTCGGTGATCGACGAGTTCATCTCCTCCGGCGAGGTGAAGTGGGGCCAGCGCTCCGCCGTGACCCTGCTGCTGCCGCACGGTCACGAGGGCCAGGGCCCCGACCACACCTCGGGCCGGCCGGAGCGGTTCCTGCAGATGTGCGCCGAGGACAACATGCGGGTGGCCATCCCGACCACCCCGGCGAACTACTTCCACCTGCTGCGCCGGCAGGCGCTCTCGCCGAAGCGCAAGCCGCTCGTGGTGTTCACGCCGAAGTCGCTGCTGCGGCACAAGCTCTGCGTCTCCCCGGTCGAGGACTTCACCACCGGCACCTTCTCCCCGGTGCTGGGCGACTCGGGAGCCCCGGCGCCGGAGCAGGTGAAGCGGGTGCTGCTCTGCTCGGGCAAGGTCTACTACGACCTGTTCCAGGCCCGGCAGGAGCGGGGCGTCACCGACACCGCGATCATCCGGCTGGAGCAGCTCTACCCGCTGCCGGTGGAGGAGATCCGGGCCGCCTTGGCGGCGTACCCGAACGCCGAGGACTACGCCTGGGTGCAGGAGGAGCCGGCCAACCAGGGCGCCTGGTCGTTCGTCGCGCTCAACCTGCTGGAGCACCTGGCCGACGTCCGGCTGCGCCGCATCTCCCGGCCGGCGGCGGCCGCCCCGGCCGTCGGCTCGGCCAAGATGCACGAGGTCGAGCAGGCCGCGCTGATCGAGGCGGCCCTGCCCCGCCCGTGA
- a CDS encoding ABC transporter permease codes for MNLVRSELLKIRTTSTWWWLAIGAFLSIALAFAFNAWVADETLSGEGENLGITGDQATAAAQAANLYTSGQYLGLMFVMLIGILMVTNEFFHQTATTTFLSTPRRTSVILSKLVAASLLGFAFWLVTTVIDLIAGATFLSLNDYGTLLDEWAVQRALLLNLLAYAIWTVLGVGIGTLITNQLGAVITSAVLYLVGTQVVGLLFMLLANVLDNEAVVKWQVIWPAVASTVMVSEGQNDFAPAWWVGALVLIGYAVVSGAVGIMITRRRDVS; via the coding sequence ATGAACCTCGTCCGATCCGAGCTGCTCAAGATCCGCACCACCAGCACCTGGTGGTGGCTGGCCATCGGCGCGTTCCTGTCGATCGCGCTCGCCTTCGCCTTCAACGCCTGGGTCGCCGACGAGACCCTCAGCGGCGAGGGCGAGAACCTGGGCATCACCGGCGACCAGGCGACCGCGGCGGCGCAGGCCGCCAACCTCTACACCTCCGGGCAGTACCTGGGCCTGATGTTCGTGATGCTGATCGGCATCCTGATGGTCACCAACGAGTTCTTCCACCAGACGGCGACCACGACGTTCCTGTCCACGCCGCGGCGCACCTCGGTGATCCTCAGCAAGCTCGTCGCGGCCAGCCTGCTGGGCTTCGCCTTCTGGCTGGTGACCACGGTGATCGACCTGATCGCCGGGGCCACGTTCCTGTCCCTCAACGATTACGGCACCCTGCTCGACGAGTGGGCCGTGCAGCGGGCGCTGCTGCTCAACCTGCTGGCGTACGCGATCTGGACCGTCCTCGGCGTCGGCATCGGCACGCTCATCACCAACCAGCTCGGCGCGGTGATCACCTCCGCGGTGCTCTACCTGGTCGGCACGCAGGTGGTGGGGCTGTTGTTCATGCTGCTGGCGAACGTGCTCGACAACGAGGCCGTGGTCAAGTGGCAGGTGATCTGGCCCGCCGTCGCCTCGACCGTGATGGTGAGCGAGGGCCAGAACGACTTCGCCCCCGCGTGGTGGGTCGGCGCGCTCGTGCTCATCGGCTACGCGGTGGTCAGCGGGGCCGTCGGCATCATGATCACCCGCCGCCGCGACGTCTCCTGA